The nucleotide window AGAGAACGTAGCTGCTCGTCCACAACTGCTTGTTCAGGGGCATCCAGGTTTCCCAGATGAGCGCCGCCACCAGGAGGAGATTGGCCGAAACGAACATGCCCGTGGCCTTTTCCAATGCCGCCCGTTCGCCGCGCAACCACTGCCCGGTCAGGTAACCCAACAGGGTGCTGGCAATAGCGGGCAACGTGCTCAGAAAACCCTCCGGGTCAAAGTCCGGCTTCCACATGTGCCCCTTGAGGAGCAAGTTGTCCACGTACTGCGCCAAGTTGCTGCCCAACGCCCAGGGATCGGCTCCCCGCCCGGGAAAGGGCACCAGTGCCATAATGGCCCAGTATCCCACCAGGAGCAGCACGAGGCTCACCACCTGCCCACGCCTGCCGAGGTGCAGCACCAGCAACGACGCAAAAAAGTAGCACAGCCCGATCCGCTGCAACACGCCAGGCAGGCGCATGTGGGCGAAATCAAACTCTGGAAACAGGTTCAAAAACCACCCAAGAAGCAAGAGGAGCGCCGTCCTCTTCACGACCTGCAGATAGAGGGGAGCCTTCTTGCCGGCAGCTTCCAATCTTCTCGCAAAAGAAAAGGCCATGGCAACGCCCATGATGAACAGGAAGAAAGGAAACACAAGGTCGGTGGGCGTGCAGCCGTGCCATTCGGCATGACGGAGCGGAGGGAGCACGTACCGCCAGCTCCCTGGGTTGTTCACCAAAGTCATGAAGATGATCGTGAGGCCACGGAAAGCATCCAGCGAGAGGAGCCTCTTCGAGGGCCTTGCTTGCATGGTGTCTAAACCTCTTTGCTTACTTTTCTGAGATGACACTCTCCGGAACCTTCAGCGCACGACGGCGAGTTTGCCGGTCAGGGCTTGGCGCTCGGTCTTGAGGCGGTAGAAATAGACCCCGGACGGCAAATCGTTCACCGCCCAATGCACCTCATGGCGTCCTGCAGGCAGCGTGCCTTCTACGAGCACCGCCACCTGCTGCCCGGCGGCATTGTAGACGCGCAGCTCCACGCGCCCCTCACGGTCGAGCTCATACGCAATTATTGCCTGGGCATTGCAGGGATTCGGGTAGCTCTGCTCCAGGCGAAAACGGTGCGGAGCACCCCCTGGCAGGGGCTGGTCCGCGAAGGTCACCTCGTGGAGCAACGCAAACTTGATGGCGTCG belongs to Calditrichota bacterium and includes:
- a CDS encoding DUF5009 domain-containing protein, whose protein sequence is MQARPSKRLLSLDAFRGLTIIFMTLVNNPGSWRYVLPPLRHAEWHGCTPTDLVFPFFLFIMGVAMAFSFARRLEAAGKKAPLYLQVVKRTALLLLLGWFLNLFPEFDFAHMRLPGVLQRIGLCYFFASLLVLHLGRRGQVVSLVLLLVGYWAIMALVPFPGRGADPWALGSNLAQYVDNLLLKGHMWKPDFDPEGFLSTLPAIASTLLGYLTGQWLRGERAALEKATGMFVSANLLLVAALIWETWMPLNKQLWTSSYVLYTTGLALHFLAMSYWAIDIKGWRRGVQPLIVYGSNAILAYFGSSLLAKWLYYWQFTMADGSRQSVKGLIYNKVLVPVAGNWGGSLLYPLLHILLWLGILTVLYRKRIFIKL
- a CDS encoding T9SS type A sorting domain-containing protein; translation: DAIKFALLHEVTFADQPLPGGAPHRFRLEQSYPNPCNAQAIIAYELDREGRVELRVYNAAGQQVAVLVEGTLPAGRHEVHWAVNDLPSGVYFYRLKTERQALTGKLAVVR